From the Fusobacterium simiae genome, one window contains:
- a CDS encoding coproporphyrinogen III oxidase, giving the protein MLIHDFGIVGEEKEIHLNDDLILYIFDTLKWVNTFSNLKNNNEKMGLNYHGITYFKDEGIKKLKNILLHWKNIFSLAGDTIELEGIFYNDKKKRNYKNKYGKKYIIGNLEKLITLCDRAERENKIIEHYGI; this is encoded by the coding sequence ATGTTAATACACGATTTTGGAATTGTAGGAGAAGAAAAGGAAATTCATTTAAATGATGATTTAATATTGTATATATTTGACACTTTAAAATGGGTAAATACTTTTTCTAATTTAAAAAATAATAATGAAAAAATGGGACTAAATTATCATGGAATAACATATTTTAAAGATGAGGGTATAAAAAAACTTAAAAATATTCTTCTTCATTGGAAAAATATATTTAGTCTAGCAGGAGATACGATAGAATTAGAGGGAATATTTTATAATGATAAAAAGAAGAGAAATTATAAAAATAAATATGGTAAAAAATATATAATAGGAAACTTAGAAAAATTAATTACTCTATGTGATAGGGCAGAAAGAGAAAATAAAATAATAGAACACTATGGAATTTAA
- a CDS encoding energy-coupling factor transporter transmembrane component T family protein codes for MNIVLGEYIKKESILHQLDPRTKIIGSFSLILSFLFVNTLIGYVITGILALILIFLSKIPLKEFLKSLKYLLYILIFSSIFHILSNQDRKLLLQLGKFSIYDSGVFSAMKMIFRIVFLLIFSSLLTLTTKPLDIALGLETLLSPLKKIGLPIQDFSIMISITLRFIPTILQEANTIKMAQQARGENFEGRNPFKKLYQYSLILLPLLISVIQKVENLTLAMEARAYHCGLERTNFYKLEFQKRDYIAFIVILISFLLNSIVFYYFIFSFCPIT; via the coding sequence GTGAATATAGTATTAGGAGAGTATATAAAAAAAGAAAGTATATTACATCAACTTGACCCAAGAACTAAGATTATTGGGAGTTTTTCTCTTATACTCTCTTTTTTATTTGTAAACACCCTTATAGGCTATGTTATCACTGGGATTTTAGCCCTTATACTTATATTTCTTTCTAAAATTCCTTTAAAAGAATTTTTAAAAAGTTTAAAATACCTTTTGTATATTTTAATATTCTCATCTATTTTTCATATTTTATCCAATCAAGATAGAAAATTATTATTGCAACTTGGTAAATTTTCTATCTATGATAGTGGAGTTTTTTCAGCTATGAAAATGATTTTTAGAATAGTGTTTCTTTTGATATTCAGTTCATTGTTGACATTGACAACAAAGCCCCTAGATATTGCCTTAGGCTTAGAAACATTATTAAGTCCTTTAAAGAAAATAGGTTTACCCATACAAGATTTTTCAATTATGATTAGTATTACTTTAAGATTTATCCCTACAATTTTACAGGAAGCTAACACAATAAAAATGGCACAACAAGCAAGAGGAGAAAATTTTGAGGGTAGAAACCCTTTCAAAAAGCTATATCAATATAGCCTAATTCTTCTCCCTCTTTTAATTTCTGTTATCCAAAAGGTTGAAAATCTAACTTTGGCTATGGAAGCAAGGGCTTATCATTGTGGCTTAGAAAGAACTAACTTCTATAAGTTAGAATTTCAAAAAAGAGATTATATAGCTTTTATTGTGATTTTAATATCTTTTTTATTAAATTCCATAGTGTTCTATTATTTTATTTTCTCTTTCTGCCCTATCACATAG
- a CDS encoding energy-coupling factor ABC transporter ATP-binding protein has product MKISLKNVGYEYPTFENNKNGIQNISLEINSHKRIGIVGHTGSGKSTLLKLIKGLLKTQTGEINIDGKIEDIGYIFQYPEHQIFETTIFKDISYGLKKLKLNEKEILKRVEKVMELVGLNKDYLHRSTLNLSGGEKRRVALAGVLIMQPQLLLLDEATVGLDPEGKKQLFKILLAWQKEENRSFLFITHDMNDILEYAEEVIVMDKGKLLYHTSPSTLFEEYSDKLESLGLELPECISFLNKLNKNLKEPIKIQGIMKEENILKVIENRIKRTVTN; this is encoded by the coding sequence AAATAAATTCTCATAAGAGAATAGGTATTGTTGGACATACAGGTTCAGGTAAGTCTACACTTTTAAAGTTAATTAAAGGACTTTTAAAAACTCAAACAGGAGAAATCAATATTGATGGAAAGATTGAAGATATAGGTTATATCTTTCAATATCCAGAACATCAAATTTTTGAAACTACGATTTTTAAAGATATTTCCTATGGTTTAAAAAAATTAAAGTTAAATGAAAAAGAAATTTTAAAAAGAGTTGAAAAAGTAATGGAACTTGTAGGCTTGAATAAAGATTATCTTCATCGTTCCACTTTAAATTTAAGTGGTGGAGAAAAAAGGAGAGTTGCTTTGGCAGGAGTTTTAATTATGCAACCTCAACTATTACTTTTAGATGAAGCTACTGTTGGACTAGACCCAGAGGGAAAAAAACAACTTTTTAAAATTCTTTTAGCTTGGCAAAAGGAAGAAAATAGGTCTTTTCTATTTATCACTCATGATATGAATGATATTTTAGAGTATGCAGAGGAAGTTATTGTTATGGATAAGGGAAAACTTTTATACCATACTAGCCCCTCTACTTTGTTTGAAGAATATAGTGATAAGTTAGAAAGTCTAGGTTTAGAACTTCCTGAATGTATAAGTTTTTTAAATAAGTTAAATAAAAATTTAAAAGAACCTATAAAAATTCAAGGGATTATGAAAGAAGAAAATATTTTAAAGGTTATTGAAAATAGGATAAAGAGAACTGTTACAAATTGA